Genomic window (Candidatus Binatia bacterium):
ACGACGCGGCGGGTTGCGAGTGACGGCGGAGAGCGGCGGGGCCGCGCGCGGCCTTGCGGTGACGGCGTGGAGAACCGCGACGCTACGCGCGCTTCTTGCGGCTTCCCGCCTTGCGCGCCTTGCCGGCCTTGCGCGCGCCGCTCGCGGGCGGGTTCGCGTCGAGCTCGGGGTAGCGGCGGAAGATCCCCTGCTCGTTGAACGGGATGCGCCGCTCGGAGGCGAGATACGCGGCGATGCGCGGTCGCTCGGCGACGCGGTCGCGCAGCGCCATGAGCAGCGGCAGCTTGCGCTCGACGCGCGTCATCGCGTTCGGGAATGCGTAGCGCAGCCCCTCGACGACCTGGAACGCGCACAGGTCGGCGTAGGTGAGGTCGCGGCCGACGAGCCAGCGTCCGCGGCTCGCGCGATTGCGCTCGAGGATCTGCTCGAGCCAGCCGAGGTACTTCGGGATGCGCTCGTCGACGAACGACTCCGCGCGCCGCTTCGCCTCCTTGCGCTGGTCCTCGTAGTAGAGGCTCGACGCGATCGGGTGGTGCGTGTCGTGCGCCTCGGCGACGAGGTCGGCGATGGTGAGCGCGATCTGGCTCGCCTCGGCGCGCAGCGCCTCGTCGGCGGGCACGAGCCCGAGCTTCGGCGCGAGGAAGGCGAGGATGTTCGCGGTCTGCGAGACGATCGTGCGTCCCACCTTGACGAACGGCGGCGCGAACGGCAGCGCGCCGCGCTCCTCGCCTTCGAGGAAGCGCATCATGCGCGCCATGCCGCCCTTCTCGCGCGCCACGTCGACGTAGTCGGCGCCCGCTTCCTCGAGCGCGAGACGGACGAACTCGCCGCGTCCCTGGATCATGGGCCAGTAGTAGAGCTCGATGCGGGGTACGCGCTTCGCCATGGTGCGTAGTTTCTCCTTGTCGTTCGTCGCGTCCGAGGTCGACGGCGGCGCCAGCATACGCCGGACCGACTGTCTGCAATAGATCGGTCGCGTCGGCGCGTCCTCCCCCGAAGTCATCGTGACGCGCCAGGTCGGCGCCGTCGCCAGGTGCGCGCGCAGCGGCTGCGCGCACGATCCAGGACGGACTCGGGAGGGAGCCATGAAGACCAGGAGCATCGAGCGACGGCGCGGGCGCGCCGTCCTGCGAACGTACGTGCGAGGCGCCGGCATGCTGCTCGTCGCCGCGGGCGTGGTCGCGGTCGCGGCGGAGGCGCAGGCGAACGTCCGCGCGCGCTTCGCGCGCGGCAGCGGCGTGCTGACCGTGATCGGCAGCCGCGAGAACGACCAGATCCGCGTGTCGCGCCTGCTCTCCGGCGCGATCCTCGTCAACGAGGGCGCGGTGCCGATCGTCGGCGGCGCGCCGGACATCCACAACACGCGCCGCGTCGTGGTGCGCGGCGGCAGCGGCAACGACCGCCTCGAGATCGACGAGCGTCAGGGCCCGCTGCCCCCCGCGGTCCTGATCGGCGGGCCGGGCGACGACGAGCTGCTCGGCGGCGTCCGCGACGACGACCTGCGCGGCGGTCCGGGCAGGGACACGCTGCAAGGCCGAGGCGGTGACGACCGCATCCGCGGCGACGGCGGCAACGACCGGATCGTCTGGTACGCCGGCGACGGAGTGGACCGCATCGACGGCGGCGCCGGCATCGACCAAGCGCGCATCCACGGCGCCAGGACGCGGGAGAACGTCATCGACATCCGCCCCGACGGCCGCTTCGTCGCGGTGCTGCTGTTCGACGCTCAGAGCTCGCTGCGCCTCGACCACCTGCGCGTCGAGCGCTTCCACCTCGAAGGCGGCGACAAGAACGACGTCATCACCGGCTGGCCCAGCCTCGGGAAGGGCGTGACGCTCGCGGTCTACGCGGGCGACGGCGACGACGTCGTGACCGGCACGAACGGTCCCGACGACCTGATCGGCAACGGCGGCAACGACACGCTCATCGGCCTCGGCGGCGACGACTACCTGGTCGGCGAAACGGGCGACGACGTCCTGTCCGGTGGCGACGGCGACGACGTCCTGCTCGGCGGCGAAGGCCGCGACTCGATCGACGGCGGCCCGGGGATCGACGTCGCGGAGGAGGGGGAGATCGTCGTCAACGTGCCGTGAGCTAGGAGGCGAACGTGGCGCGCGGAACGTCGTAGCTTCGTTCCGCGCTCCACGTTCCAGCCGGATCCTTCACCCGCCGACGACGCGGGCCTCGCGGAAGAAGTCGGCCGGCATCGGCGTCGCGAGCCGCCACACCACGTTGATCGGCCGCTCGCCGTGCCAGCTCACGACCTCGGCCGAGCCGAGCAGCATGTAGGGCTGTGTGCGGCCGCGCGTGTCGTCCGCCGCATCCCGGACGAAGAGCAGCGGCGTGACGCCAGCAGCGCGCGGGTCGACGTGGCGCAAGCCGGGCTCGCGGTCGGGAACCGCGTGATTTTGCGATTGCCAGTGCAGCTCGGTCGGCGAGATCGCGTAGTCCTTGTACATGGTGGTCGGCGTGTAGTCGCGCTCGGACTTGCGGAGCGTCACGAAGAGCAGGTCGGTACGCGTACGACGCTCGAGGAAGACGCCCTGCTGCGGTCGGAGGACGCGGCCATGCTGGGTGACGACGTCGAACGCGGCCATGATCTGGACGAGCGAGTAGCGGCAGTGCAGCAGCAGGGGTACGTCCGAGCCGCCGTCGCCCGGTAGCTCGAGCGGCCGCGGCTCGTGCTCGATGCGCGCGAGCAGCACTTCGAAGAGCGCCAGCATCTCCGCGCGCAGCGCCGGCGACCACAGGCGTCGCAGCACCCCTGCGAGATCCACGGGGGCTTCGCGGTCGAACGTCGCCGCGAGCATCAGCCAGCGCCGGCGCGCTCGCTCATCCGATGCGTGTGGGTCAGGCGGCTCCGGGTGCTGCAGAGCACCGATCCACTGCGTCAAGCATTCGGGATCGTCGAAGGTGAGCAGCGTCTCGAGGCGCCGCGCGAGCTCCTCGTCATCCAGCGTCGCGTCCGGTGCGGGCAGGCCCGCCGCGCGACGTAGATCGAGCCAGGTACGGCCGTTGCGATAGACGTCGTCGAGCTCGAGCGCCGCGTGCTCGAGGAAGTCGGCGAGCCCGATGTCCTCGCGCCGCGTCTCGCCGAGCACGCGACGCAGCTCCTGCGCGAGGTGGCGCGGCGCGCTGCTGAGCGCGCGCCGGACGTTCTCGAGGACGCGCTGCTGCGCCTCTCGCTCGAGCCGGATCGCGCAGCCGGACGGCAACAGCGGAAAGCCCTCCTCGATCTCGCGCGGGAGCGCGCGGCGCGTCGCCCCGGTCAGCGCGCGGAAGCGGAGATCGAACCGGAAGCGCTCGTGCGGCTTGCCGATGAAGTCGAGCACGGTGACGCAGTCCTTGTCCTCGTGACGGCGGAGACCGCGGCCGAGCTGCTGCAGGAACACGGTCGCGCTCTCGGTCGGCCGCAGCATCAGGATCGTGTCGACCTCCGGGATGTCGACGCCTTCGTTGAACACGTCGACCGCGAACAGAACGTTCACTTCGCGCTCGCGCAGGCGGCGGATCGCGTCGGCGCGCTCATCGGACAGATGCTCGCCGGTCACGGCGAGCGCCGGGATGCCGGCCGCCGTGAAGCGCTCGGCCATGAAGCGCGCGTGTGCGACGCCCACGCAGAAGCCCAGCGCCCGCATGCGACGCGGGTTCGCGACGTGGTCGCGCACCGCTCGCAGGACCAGTTGCGCGCGCGCATCGTCGCCCGTCAGCACGCCCTCGAGCTGGACGGGGTCGTAGCCGCGCCGCCACGTGATGCGCGACAGATCGACGTGGTCCGCGATGCCGAAGTACTGGAAGGGGACGAGCAGCGCGCGGTCGATCGCGTCCCAGAGGCGAAGCTCTGCTGCGACGCGATGGTCGAACCAGCGCGTCACGTCCTCGCCGTCGGCGCGCTCGGGTGTCGCGGTCAGCCCGAGGAGCTCCTTCGGACGCAAGCGTCGGAGCAGGCGATCGTAGGTCGGTGCCGCTGCGTGGTGGAACTCGTCGACGATCACGACGTCGAAGGCGTCGGGTGCGAGACGGTCGACGACACCGGGGCGCGACAGCGACTGGATCGAGGCGAAGACGTGGCGCTCGTTTTCGGGTCGATGGCCTTCGACGTAGAGCGCGCCGAAGCTCGGGTCGCGCAGCGCCATGCGGAACACTGCGCGACTCTGCTTCAGGATCTCGGCACGGTGAGCGACGAAGAGCAGACTTGGCCGATCGAGCTCGCTCCACAGGCGGCGGAAGTCGAGCGCTGCGATCACGGTCTTGCCGGTGCCGGTTGCCGCGACGATCAGGTTGCGATGGCGACCGTGCACACGACGCTCGACGTCGAGCCGCTCGAGGATCGCTTGCTGGAAGGGGTACGGATGGAGGTCGAGCGTCGGCAGGTAGCCGGCGTCGCCGTCGTCGCTGCCACGTTCGCGTGCCAGGGCGCGCTCGAAGCGCGTCGCATCGCGGTCTGGTGAGTAGGGCTCGAAGTCCTCGTCGGCCCAGTATGACTCGAACGTCTTTGCGAACTTGTCGAGCACGCGTGGGCTCTCGACGGCGGAGATCCGCACGTTCCACTCGAGCCCATCGGTGAGCGCGGCAGCGGAAAGATTCGAAGAGCCGATGTAGGCGGTCGAAAAGCCGCTCTCGCGATGGAAGAGCCACGCCTTGGCGTGCAGGCGCGTCGCACGCGTGTCGTAGGAGACGCGCACCTGCGCGCCGAGCCCGACGAGCTCGTCGAGCGCGCGCCGATCGGTCGCGCCGAGGTACGTCGTGGTCAGAACGCGCAGCGGACGGCGTCGCACCGTGGTGTGCTCCCGCAGCGCGTCGCGCAGGCGCACGAAGCCCGACCACTTCACGAACGAGCACAGGAGATCGATCCGGTCGGCCGACGCGATCTCGCGCTCGAGCTCGTGACCGACGCGGTGCTCGTGCGGCGCGTTGGTCAGCAGGACCGAGTCCGCGAGCGGGATGCCGGGCCGCTTCGGCGGCGCACCGTCGGACAACGCCGCGCGGCGGACGAGCGCGGTGAGGAGCTTGGGTTGAATCGGCCGCTCGCGACGGTCCTCGGGCAGCAGGTCCGCGAGCTCCTCCTCGACCACCGCGAGGATGCGCTCGACGAGACGGACCTGTCGCTCGAGACGCGTCTCCTCCGGAAAGGTGTGCAGTGCCCACTCGAGCAGGCGACGCAGGTGGCGCGCGAGAACCTGATGGCTCGTGGCTGGATCGAGCGGCGCGACGTCGGGATCGAGCTCACCGTCGCGAGCGACGGCGGCGAGCGCGCGGGCGAGGTCGGCGGTGACGAGCTCTTCGTAGAGGCCGGGGACGAGCTTGCGGAACACGCGCCGCGTTGTCGGGTTTGCCGCAGCGGCGGTCAACCTTCGAGGCGCATCATCGCTTCGGCCCCGTGCCCGTCGTCGCTCGACCTACTGCGGGTCGCAGCGCTCCGGCGTGCACGCGCCCGCGCGCTCGTCGCTGCTTTCCACCGCGTTGCTTTCCTCCGCCGAGCGCGTCGTGCCGACCTCCGACAGCAGCGCTTGCAGCTCCGCGCCGAGCAGCAGGTCGTCGTGCACGCCGAACACCTGGCGGCGGCGGCGGCCCTGGGCATCGATCAAAACGGTGGTCGGCGTGCCCTGCATGGCGTAGGCGCGCATGGTGCGCGGGATCGGGTCGCCGTCGGGGCCGGGCGCGTCGACGCCGACCGGGAAGCGGATCTGGTACTCGTGCAGGAACGCGCGCAGCGCGGGCAGCTGCATCGCCTCGTGGTGCTCGAACACGGTGTGCAGCCCGACGACGACGAGCGGCGCGCCGGCGAACAGGTCCGCGACCCGCTGCGCCTGCGGCAGGCCGCGCGAGACGCAGCCGGGGCAGAGCATCTGGAACGCGTGCAGCATGACGACGCGGCCGCGCAGCTTCTCGAGCGTGAGCGGCTCGGGCGTGTTGAACCAGGCGATCGTCTGCCACTCGGGCGCGGGCCGCGGCCGCATCAGAAATCTCCTTGCTTGACGTACGGCTGGCTCCACAGCGTGACCTGCAGCAGGACCGACTTGAGCCACGCGGCGTGCATCTTGTCGACATCCTCGGCCGAGTGCCCCTTCTTCGCGAGGAACGGCTTCAGCGTCGCGGTGATCGGGTAGATCAGCGGAACGAGGTAGCGGAAGGGCACGATGTCGCTCGCCGCGACGCCGTCGGTCGCGTTCTTCTTCGCGCGGTGGTGGCGCAGCGCGATCTCGTGCTGCCAGTCGAGCCACGCCTGATCGTAGCTCGCGCGTGCGGTGTCGAGGATCCACTGACCGAAGCGCTTGCGCACCGCGGCGAGGTAGTCGCCGATCGGCTCGCCGCTGCGCTCGTCGGCGAACGTCGCGACCAAGTGCGGGTGCGAGCCGACGAAGCCGTACCAGACGTCGAGGATGGCCTCGACCTGGTCGGCGAGCACGTCGTGCGACGCGCGCAGCCAGCGCACGTCCTCGTCGTCGAACGCGACGCTCTTCTTCATGAGCTCGAACTCCTCGAGCGTGACGGGGGAGCGTGCGAGCGTCGCGCTACCGTAGGCGTATCCGGGGATGCTCACGATCGACCTCCTTTGCGTGCTTCGCCGTCATCCGGCGTTGACCAGCCTTTCCCAGGACTCGCGTCGCTGCTCCGCCGACGCCTCCTCGTGCTCGGCGCAGTCGAGCCGTAGATCCGTGCCGCGCATCGGCGCGTCGACCAGCGCGCAGTGGTGCGGTCGCGGTCCCGCGTGGACGTTGGGCCGGAAGTAGGTGCAGCTCACGCACATGCGGCTCGGCGGGATCTGGCCGTTCTCCTGTAGCGTACGGATCATCTTGACGAGCGCGCCGAACACCGCCTCGCGCTCGCCCTCGGACAGCGTGCCGACCGCGGCGGCGAGGAACTCGGGCCAGGCCTGCGCGCGCGTCGCGCGCGTGCGGCCGCGTGCGGTGAGCGAGAGCAGGCTCGCGCGCGGGTGACGCGGATCCGGCTTGCGCGC
Coding sequences:
- a CDS encoding glutathione S-transferase, which gives rise to MAKRVPRIELYYWPMIQGRGEFVRLALEEAGADYVDVAREKGGMARMMRFLEGEERGALPFAPPFVKVGRTIVSQTANILAFLAPKLGLVPADEALRAEASQIALTIADLVAEAHDTHHPIASSLYYEDQRKEAKRRAESFVDERIPKYLGWLEQILERNRASRGRWLVGRDLTYADLCAFQVVEGLRYAFPNAMTRVERKLPLLMALRDRVAERPRIAAYLASERRIPFNEQGIFRRYPELDANPPASGARKAGKARKAGSRKKRA
- a CDS encoding calcium-binding protein, producing the protein MKTRSIERRRGRAVLRTYVRGAGMLLVAAGVVAVAAEAQANVRARFARGSGVLTVIGSRENDQIRVSRLLSGAILVNEGAVPIVGGAPDIHNTRRVVVRGGSGNDRLEIDERQGPLPPAVLIGGPGDDELLGGVRDDDLRGGPGRDTLQGRGGDDRIRGDGGNDRIVWYAGDGVDRIDGGAGIDQARIHGARTRENVIDIRPDGRFVAVLLFDAQSSLRLDHLRVERFHLEGGDKNDVITGWPSLGKGVTLAVYAGDGDDVVTGTNGPDDLIGNGGNDTLIGLGGDDYLVGETGDDVLSGGDGDDVLLGGEGRDSIDGGPGIDVAEEGEIVVNVP
- a CDS encoding DUF3427 domain-containing protein produces the protein MFRKLVPGLYEELVTADLARALAAVARDGELDPDVAPLDPATSHQVLARHLRRLLEWALHTFPEETRLERQVRLVERILAVVEEELADLLPEDRRERPIQPKLLTALVRRAALSDGAPPKRPGIPLADSVLLTNAPHEHRVGHELEREIASADRIDLLCSFVKWSGFVRLRDALREHTTVRRRPLRVLTTTYLGATDRRALDELVGLGAQVRVSYDTRATRLHAKAWLFHRESGFSTAYIGSSNLSAAALTDGLEWNVRISAVESPRVLDKFAKTFESYWADEDFEPYSPDRDATRFERALARERGSDDGDAGYLPTLDLHPYPFQQAILERLDVERRVHGRHRNLIVAATGTGKTVIAALDFRRLWSELDRPSLLFVAHRAEILKQSRAVFRMALRDPSFGALYVEGHRPENERHVFASIQSLSRPGVVDRLAPDAFDVVIVDEFHHAAAPTYDRLLRRLRPKELLGLTATPERADGEDVTRWFDHRVAAELRLWDAIDRALLVPFQYFGIADHVDLSRITWRRGYDPVQLEGVLTGDDARAQLVLRAVRDHVANPRRMRALGFCVGVAHARFMAERFTAAGIPALAVTGEHLSDERADAIRRLREREVNVLFAVDVFNEGVDIPEVDTILMLRPTESATVFLQQLGRGLRRHEDKDCVTVLDFIGKPHERFRFDLRFRALTGATRRALPREIEEGFPLLPSGCAIRLEREAQQRVLENVRRALSSAPRHLAQELRRVLGETRREDIGLADFLEHAALELDDVYRNGRTWLDLRRAAGLPAPDATLDDEELARRLETLLTFDDPECLTQWIGALQHPEPPDPHASDERARRRWLMLAATFDREAPVDLAGVLRRLWSPALRAEMLALFEVLLARIEHEPRPLELPGDGGSDVPLLLHCRYSLVQIMAAFDVVTQHGRVLRPQQGVFLERRTRTDLLFVTLRKSERDYTPTTMYKDYAISPTELHWQSQNHAVPDREPGLRHVDPRAAGVTPLLFVRDAADDTRGRTQPYMLLGSAEVVSWHGERPINVVWRLATPMPADFFREARVVGG
- a CDS encoding TlpA family protein disulfide reductase; its protein translation is MRPRPAPEWQTIAWFNTPEPLTLEKLRGRVVMLHAFQMLCPGCVSRGLPQAQRVADLFAGAPLVVVGLHTVFEHHEAMQLPALRAFLHEYQIRFPVGVDAPGPDGDPIPRTMRAYAMQGTPTTVLIDAQGRRRRQVFGVHDDLLLGAELQALLSEVGTTRSAEESNAVESSDERAGACTPERCDPQ
- a CDS encoding protoglobin domain-containing protein yields the protein MVSIPGYAYGSATLARSPVTLEEFELMKKSVAFDDEDVRWLRASHDVLADQVEAILDVWYGFVGSHPHLVATFADERSGEPIGDYLAAVRKRFGQWILDTARASYDQAWLDWQHEIALRHHRAKKNATDGVAASDIVPFRYLVPLIYPITATLKPFLAKKGHSAEDVDKMHAAWLKSVLLQVTLWSQPYVKQGDF
- a CDS encoding MarR family winged helix-turn-helix transcriptional regulator, yielding MPRRPAPPPDAAQQPLEQRIVTALHKLGLAMKQQTWLQASDEGLSPTQGQILATLATDGPQSATELSRRLGLTLPTISDSVRVLAEKGLIARKPDPRHPRASLLSLTARGRTRATRAQAWPEFLAAAVGTLSEGEREAVFGALVKMIRTLQENGQIPPSRMCVSCTYFRPNVHAGPRPHHCALVDAPMRGTDLRLDCAEHEEASAEQRRESWERLVNAG